One window of the uncultured Fusobacterium sp. genome contains the following:
- the rpsJ gene encoding 30S ribosomal protein S10, which yields MASNKLRIYLKAYDHTLLDQSAKKIAEVAKKSGAEIAGPMPLPTKIRKYTVLRSVHVNKDSREQFEMRVHRRMVEINNSTQKTIASLTAVNLPAGVGIEIKQI from the coding sequence ATGGCTTCTAACAAATTAAGAATCTACTTAAAAGCTTATGATCATACTTTATTAGATCAATCAGCTAAGAAAATAGCGGAAGTTGCTAAAAAGTCTGGAGCGGAAATCGCAGGACCTATGCCATTACCTACTAAAATTAGAAAGTACACTGTATTAAGATCAGTGCATGTAAACAAGGATTCAAGAGAACAATTTGAAATGAGAGTACACAGAAGAATGGTTGAGATCAACAATTCTACACAAAAGACAATAGCTTCGTTAACAGCAGTTAACTTACCAGCTGGTGTTGGAATAGAAATCAAACAAATCTAG